Below is a window of Candidozyma auris chromosome 3, complete sequence DNA.
TATGGGTAGGTCAAATGTCAAACGTTTGTGtggctttttctttgccgCCTTCTTCTAAACAGGTAACTCAGTTCCTTGGATTATACTATTACAAGCATTGGCTCTTACTCCCGCGGTATTCTTGCGTCTGTTGTCTCCGTCCCTCGACTTTGCTGTCGCAGCTGCTCCTCCTGGCTGTGCTGCTCGTAAGTCGGAAAATCGTTGCTTATCAAAACGCCATCACCAGAGGAAGTGTGTCCTTGATAGGCTTGCGGTGGAACACTCGGATCTTTCGCGTTAGGGTTAGGGTGAAAATTACCTTCGTTATCATAGTAACCCATGTCATATTCACCGGCACGCTCAGTGTATGTTGGGACATACACATTCGGCATGTCAGGTTCACGTCTCGTTGGTTGATTGTATTGGTTTTGAGATTGATAGTAGGATGGAGGTGTCATCCATCTTGTCCCATAAAGTGGCTGTATACCCTGTCTAGATCTTGCTCTGTTGATTCGTAAGGTGCCCAACACGACAATTATAATCAACACTATAAATATTGCAAAGAATGCCCAACGAGCCCCGCCTGACCAGCTTCCGCCATTGTAGTAGTCATCTCTGGTGTAGATACTTGTAAAAGTCATGCTTGATTGAGCCTCTTGGTGGCACGatattttttgaaagacttTAAAATCAGGTGTAGGGATTTGAGCACCGCGATCAAATCGGACACAATACGTAACGCTTGATTACTCCACGATTACTCATAGTcactcttcatcttcttcctcttcttcctcttgaGGAACTGAAAGAGTGACTATGCCTCATTAGTCTCGAGGTAACATGATCATAGTTTTGTGCTAAAGAATTTTGTGGTAATGAAAACAGAAGATGGGAAAGTTCGCAAATCTACCACGCAACTGGTTAAAAATGCCAAAACTTAAAACTTGATTATGCTTTGATTATTAATCATTTAGCGTAATATATTCAGTCTGGATTTATTCACAACGAAACAGGGAAATACGCTTCCTCTTCTAATGTTTTTTGTTACTTTACGTATGTAGATAAGTAAAAATACAAGTGCGCCTTTCTATATAGTTTACACCATCACTTATAAAGGAAGCTCCGAACTTCATTCAAGGGAAGAAAATGATTGATGTTATGGAATTGAATAACTATAGAACAATGACCGAAGCccatcaacttcttgaataCTGGAATAATTTGTTAGAGCGCTCTCGGTTGACGACAGAGACTATGGCACTTGCCATCCcagcaaaaaagagaagacgCATAAAATCTTCGTCATTGAATTTTATAAACCTTTTCGATATCTCAGAGAGTCGCTATCAAAGTCGACGTTTTATGGTTCACTTGTTGGCCATGAAGCTACTTTTGCAAACATATCTACAGAATCGCGTGTCCAGCATGCGTGAGTTATTCTATCGGGACGTGGCCGCTTTCGGGTATGATCAGAATGTTTTAAATGAGGCGTTATTGAACATGAGTTTCGTGACTAATGGCGGTGTACCTGAAGACTTCAGAGTCTTTCCCTCTTCTAAAGGGCTTATCTATGGTGGCCCACTCATCCAATGCTCTGAAGGGTCCTGCCAAAAGTTCGAGCTAAAGTATGAATCGGACGCAATATTGGTACCAAATTTTCATAACCATTTGAAAATCGACACAAAAATTGAATCAATCATATTGTTTGAAAAAGACTCCATATTCAAAACTTACTGCGCACACGTCAAAAATAATCATTTGATGCTCAGAGGAAGGCATGTCTTCCTAACTGCGAAGGGTTTTCCTGATAGATTATCCATGAAGTTATTGAAAGCATTCGTCACAGAACAAACTGAGGTGCCAATTTACGCGTTCGTCGATTCCGATGTGTACGGCGTCAATATTTTTCGCTCTTACGAACGTGGCCTCGGAGAAGCATCAATCAATTTAAAGTATACCGGCGTATTTTTGCTTGACTATAAAGAAGGTTGGCAAACAGTAAGCAGCCGAGaggtgatcttgatgatctctttACTTCGCCAGTTGACCCTGCCTAACCCTCCTGACTCGAGAATCGCTTACGAGAGTCACctcttgatgaagcaaGAGCTATCAAGAGGCTTACTTTTATTCAAAAAGGCAGAGATGaatgccaaagaaaacttcaGTAAATGTGAGCGAACGCTTCTCACCTATCTTGACGAAAGGGTCTTACGTGTCAAGTGATTTAGCGTGACGTCTATATACAGTACATGAATTAAAATTCGTCCAATTTTTGGCGAGCGCATTTTCGAATTACATTCTCCTTGACCCAATCCATGACTTACACTACTCGTCAAATCGGTGCCGCTAACACGTTGGACTTCAAGGTGTTTATCGAGAAAGATGGCAAGCCAGTGTCCCCCTTTCATGATATCCCTTTGTATGCgaacaaagagaagaatattTTGAATATGATTGTGGAGGTCCCAAGATGGACTAATGCCAAATTGGAAATCTCAAAAGAACTTCCCTTGAACCCCATCATTCAGGACACCAAAAAAGGGAAATTACGGTTTGTTCGCAATTGCTTTCCTCATCATGGGTACATCCACAATTACGGTGCCTTTCCACAAACTTGGGAGGACCCCAATCAAACCCACCCTGAAACGAAGGCCAAGGGTGATAACGATCCATTAGACGTGTGCGAGATCGGTGAACAGGTTGCTACTGTGGGGCAAGTCAAGCAGGTGAAGGTTTTGGGAGTTATGGCCCTATTGGACGAAGGTGAGACTGATTGGAAAGTCATTGTTATCGACGTGAACGACCCATTGGCTCCTAAGTTGAACGATATTGAAGATGTAGAGACTCATTTACCAGGTTTATTAAGAGCGACAAATGAGTGGTTCAGAATTTACAAAATTCCCGACGGCAAGCCGGAAAATCAATTTGCTTTCTCTGGTGAATGCAAAAATAAGAAGTATGCCAACGAAGTAATTGCAGAATGCGCTGAAGCCTGGGACAGATTAATCAAAGGCACAACTGACGCTGGGAAAATTAGTTTGACGAACACCACTTTGTCCACGACTCACTCTTTCGTCGAGTCCGTTGATATTCCAAAGCACTCACCACAGGAAGCAGCCCCAATTGACAAATCTATTGATAAGTGGTTTTTTATTTCTGGTGCTCACTAAGTATGATATGGTCGCAATGTGCTTCATGTTCTAGCTCTTTAGCTGAAATCCTTATTATCATGTCTTGTCTTGCAATAAACAACACCGATTTGTCTTTCCGCGAAAGGCGTATGCGTAGCTCTAAACTGATGAAAATCGCTTTGAAGTCCTCCACCTTGTTTCGCATCGAGTGAAACCGAAAAATTTGACTTGAATTTAAGTTTaaaaacaaacaaaaaattATCACCCGTTCTCTACTTTTATTTCTTATTTTATTCCATAAGACTTTGGTCTTAATTGACGCAATTAAACATGTTTGATATTTTAGAGGAATGGATTTGAGTAAACAATTCCCGGAAATCCTGCTAGATCTCGCGGACGTTGCTACGGAACTTGGTATCAACTTCTTACACAACGGTAAGACTGCAGTTGACTACTTGCTTCAAATGCCCCataaggagaagaagtccGATGATGTAACTGCATTCTTACTTCTGCTTGAAACGAAGGTGCATGAGATGCTAAAAAGTACGATGTCAGATAATAGCTCTTTTCGACAATTCACAACAGGAGTAGACGAGCTAGATAAAGCCCTTGATGGTGGTTTACGCGACGAAACGATCACCGAAGTCTTCGGTGTAAGTGGATGTGGCAAATCGCATCTAATAGCGAGCGGAATTCTTGCCAATCAAGCTGCAACAAAAAGAGGtaattcaaaaaattctttAATAATCTGTACTGAACGCCAATTAGATACAACCAGGATGAAGGAATCAATCCATTATCTGCCATCCTCTGGCGGTTTAAGTCGCATATCATATATGTATTGTTCAGATATCCACACATTTGATCACGTCATCTTCACTCAGCTACCCGCGTTCCTCGAGCGTGAAAGCCGCCATGGAAAGCACTTTGATTtggttgcaattgacagCATagctcatcatcttcggGGGCCAGATTGCTTTCTCAGCACTATATCATTTCTCAAGAGtcacttgaagaaacaagaggCACAACTAATGCTGTTTGAGCGGTATTACAAGCTATCATCGTCATATGATGCAGTTAAAGAGAAGTTTTACAGATCAGCGCAATGTTACCAAGATAGTGTTTCAAGAGCATACTACCTCATGTCAATCTATAATGCTTTGATGAGGATCTGCCGCAGGTTTCACCTTGCGATTATACTCACCAATCAAGTCAGCGAGTACTTTACTCCCCAATTACTTGCAAATGAAGGTGGACTTTCATTACACCCACTCGAGGTTTCCTTTCAAATAGGAATCTACTCAGGTTGGGGAAGAAGTCTCATTAATAGTTGGCTGAAAGGACTCATTGGCCAGCCGAATCTATGCTGTGATGAGCTGGAAACTGAGCGAACCTCCCAGGACGAAAACTCATCAACCGTTCCTCTGCTCGGATCACTTTGGTCACGCCTTGTTGTGAATCGAATCCGTCTTCTGAATTGCATCCGAGACACACCAGGCCCAAAAAAAGTGTTTGCAAGACCTTTATCGCTAGACGTAGCCAAAAACCTCAATACTTCAAACCCCGTTGTTTTACTGATTACAGGTTCCggacttgttgatgaaggctCGAAGGGTAATGATGGGCTACTTCACCATGTTGAACAACCTTAATAAAGGATTCATGCAGCTCTCGCGTCTTTGCATTGACAAAGGACATCCTTACATCACGGGAGCTGCATCAAACTGAACGAGATACGTGATATCTGAGAATGGAATTAGAACATGAAAGTTTGTATAATAACCGCCTCAGCAATTTGTAAAATACTAACTTTAGTTTATCGATGAGGTtgatcttgagcttgttaACCAAGAGCTCAATTTTAGCTCGCTAGACGACAATTTGGTGATCAAAGGGGGTTGTGATCTATTCACAACGAAACCAATTGGTTCTGATAGAAAATTATTCAAGACCATCGACAAACATCTCAACCAAATTCTCAAAGATAATGAGCTCTGTAGGTCAATAGATCAAGAGAGAAAGCAATCTT
It encodes the following:
- the IPP1 gene encoding inorganic diphosphatase IPP1, translated to MTYTTRQIGAANTLDFKVFIEKDGKPVSPFHDIPLYANKEKNILNMIVEVPRWTNAKLEISKELPLNPIIQDTKKGKLRFVRNCFPHHGYIHNYGAFPQTWEDPNQTHPETKAKGDNDPLDVCEIGEQVATVGQVKQVKVLGVMALLDEGETDWKVIVIDVNDPLAPKLNDIEDVETHLPGLLRATNEWFRIYKIPDGKPENQFAFSGECKNKKYANEVIAECAEAWDRLIKGTTDAGKISLTNTTLSTTHSFVESVDIPKHSPQEAAPIDKSIDKWFFISGAH
- a CDS encoding resistance to Congo red protein; the protein is MTFTSIYTRDDYYNGGSWSGGARWAFFAIFIVLIIIVVLGTLRINRARSRQGIQPLYGTRWMTPPSYYQSQNQYNQPTRREPDMPNVYVPTYTERAGEYDMGYYDNEGNFHPNPNAKDPSVPPQAYQGHTSSGDGVLISNDFPTYEQHSQEEQSRQQSRGTETTDARIPRE
- the SPO11 gene encoding Spo11p codes for the protein MTEAHQLLEYWNNLLERSRLTTETMALAIPAKKRRRIKSSSLNFINLFDISESRYQSRRFMVHLLAMKLLLQTYLQNRVSSMRELFYRDVAAFGYDQNVLNEALLNMSFVTNGGVPEDFRVFPSSKGLIYGGPLIQCSEGSCQKFELKYESDAILVPNFHNHLKIDTKIESIILFEKDSIFKTYCAHVKNNHLMLRGRHVFLTAKGFPDRLSMKLLKAFVTEQTEVPIYAFVDSDVYGVNIFRSYERGLGEASINLKYTGVFLLDYKEGWQTVSSREVILMISLLRQLTSPNPPDSRIAYESHLLMKQELSRGLLLFKKAEMNAKENFSKCERTLLTYLDERVLRVK